A window from bacterium encodes these proteins:
- a CDS encoding DUF4838 domain-containing protein: MRSALLAVAAVLFVSTVWAAPVPLVTAGRSDYAIYVEAQAPSSVQTAATELQTYLEKVSGAKLPIVNEPQEPMVCIGPNAAATAAKVTTEGLAVEGWRVAVRGRNLYLLGPDTADGEQTAQGGTSTGTRNATYMFLEKFLGVQWLMPGPHGDYVPKMASVTIPDQDLQGRPFFLNRRVPYTQERTEASKQWWARQRLGWSLSLYHSHNWTAIKPEAFAQHPDWFAEANGARIPPTGRYKLCVTNPGLIQAFADAAIAYFDANPQATCFSLSPSDSAGWCQCASCKALYETDPNGELSVTPAIIQFYNGVAQIVARKHPQKLLAGYIYAQYVYPPSKPFKLAPNVFLVWAPSFDYGFTLYRPDMQKRWDDLAPQWMKVTSNIAYYDLPNCVHNELGAMNPPGLEILEFLYPRLKQYGFKGVYVYGNPAWGYAGPMNYLLARLAWHPGEDFAGANVRGLFDDYISKCYAEGAPEMKRFYLLLDEATKKYFIDNPKESYTLTPGRLQDVYARNFPELERLYRAAEARITDPDAQARLALLGDNMRVLLWNLRQSKLLPEAEKSSFYLPDKDFFAFMKANANSLALAPSSAPSKVVGAGEKLTAKPAGALPTVPAAPLTPFLLRGPQRILIVPQGPQAAEVSFSAITARGGMVKYQVYDDAGALSDQGVMSAEVPVTLPAGPAYYQLIIASGSHSFRMAVKDGAWAVFSRTDDQGLHLLGKTTPLHFEVPAGVAKFPLWLASDAPGETAAASLYAPDGRKAASFDTSRKPVDLQDIPVGAQDAGWWTLVFEQPASGIVDDVWVKLGDPLSGFCSLDPAAALSVQKTK, encoded by the coding sequence GTGAGATCAGCCCTGCTTGCCGTCGCCGCAGTCCTGTTCGTGTCCACCGTCTGGGCGGCCCCCGTGCCGCTCGTCACGGCGGGGAGGTCTGACTACGCGATCTACGTGGAAGCCCAGGCGCCGTCGTCGGTGCAGACCGCCGCCACGGAACTGCAGACGTATCTGGAGAAGGTCAGCGGTGCGAAGCTCCCGATCGTCAACGAGCCCCAGGAGCCCATGGTCTGCATTGGACCCAATGCGGCCGCGACCGCAGCCAAGGTCACGACCGAGGGCCTGGCTGTCGAGGGCTGGCGCGTGGCTGTCCGGGGACGGAACCTCTATCTCCTCGGCCCTGACACCGCCGACGGCGAGCAGACGGCGCAGGGCGGAACCAGCACCGGCACTCGCAACGCCACCTACATGTTCCTCGAGAAGTTCCTGGGTGTGCAGTGGCTCATGCCTGGCCCGCACGGCGACTATGTGCCCAAGATGGCCTCTGTCACCATCCCCGACCAGGACCTGCAGGGCCGCCCGTTCTTCCTCAACCGCCGCGTCCCGTACACCCAGGAGCGCACCGAGGCCAGCAAGCAGTGGTGGGCGCGCCAGCGGCTGGGTTGGAGCCTGTCGCTGTACCACTCGCACAACTGGACCGCCATCAAGCCCGAGGCGTTCGCCCAGCACCCGGACTGGTTCGCCGAGGCCAACGGCGCGCGCATCCCCCCGACGGGCCGCTACAAGCTGTGCGTCACCAACCCCGGCCTCATCCAGGCCTTCGCCGACGCCGCCATCGCGTACTTCGACGCCAACCCGCAGGCCACGTGCTTCTCGCTCTCGCCCTCCGACAGCGCCGGGTGGTGCCAGTGCGCAAGCTGCAAGGCGCTCTATGAGACCGACCCCAATGGCGAGCTGTCCGTGACGCCCGCCATCATCCAGTTCTACAACGGCGTGGCGCAGATCGTCGCCCGGAAGCACCCGCAGAAGCTGCTGGCCGGCTACATCTACGCCCAGTACGTCTATCCCCCGAGCAAGCCCTTCAAGCTCGCGCCGAACGTGTTCCTCGTCTGGGCGCCGAGCTTCGACTATGGCTTCACGCTGTACCGGCCCGACATGCAAAAGCGCTGGGACGACCTGGCCCCGCAGTGGATGAAGGTCACCAGCAACATCGCGTACTACGACCTGCCCAACTGCGTGCACAATGAGTTGGGAGCCATGAACCCGCCGGGGCTGGAGATTCTGGAGTTCCTGTACCCGCGCCTGAAGCAGTACGGCTTCAAGGGCGTCTACGTCTACGGCAACCCGGCCTGGGGCTACGCCGGGCCGATGAACTACCTGCTGGCGCGGCTGGCCTGGCACCCGGGCGAGGACTTCGCGGGCGCCAATGTCCGTGGCCTGTTCGACGACTACATCAGCAAGTGCTACGCCGAGGGCGCGCCAGAGATGAAGCGGTTCTACCTGCTCCTCGACGAGGCAACCAAGAAGTACTTCATTGACAACCCCAAGGAGAGCTATACGCTCACGCCGGGGCGGCTGCAGGATGTGTACGCCAGGAACTTCCCGGAGCTGGAGCGCCTCTACCGCGCCGCCGAGGCCAGGATCACCGACCCGGACGCGCAGGCTCGGCTGGCGCTGCTCGGGGACAACATGCGGGTGCTGCTGTGGAACCTGCGGCAGTCCAAGCTGCTGCCTGAAGCCGAGAAGTCCAGCTTCTATCTGCCTGACAAGGACTTCTTCGCCTTCATGAAGGCGAACGCCAACTCGCTGGCGCTGGCGCCGTCCAGCGCGCCGTCGAAGGTCGTCGGGGCGGGCGAGAAGCTCACGGCGAAGCCTGCCGGGGCGCTGCCGACTGTGCCCGCCGCCCCCCTGACCCCGTTCCTGCTGCGCGGCCCCCAGCGCATCCTCATCGTCCCGCAGGGCCCACAGGCCGCCGAGGTCTCCTTCAGCGCCATCACCGCGCGCGGCGGCATGGTGAAGTACCAGGTCTACGACGATGCCGGGGCGCTGAGCGACCAGGGCGTGATGTCGGCCGAAGTGCCGGTGACGCTGCCCGCCGGGCCGGCGTACTACCAGCTCATCATCGCCAGCGGCAGCCACAGCTTCCGCATGGCCGTCAAGGACGGTGCGTGGGCGGTCTTCAGCCGGACGGACGATCAGGGCCTGCACCTGCTGGGCAAGACCACGCCGCTGCACTTCGAGGTGCCGGCCGGGGTGGCCAAGTTCCCGCTCTGGCTGGCCTCGGATGCGCCGGGTGAGACAGCCGCCGCGTCGCTCTACGCCCCCGACGGGCGCAAGGCCGCCAGCTTCGACACCTCGCGCAAGCCGGTGGACCTGCAGGACATCCCGGTCGGCGCCCAGGACGCCGGCTGGTGGACTCTCGTCTTTGAGCAACCCGCCAGCGGCATCGTGGATGATGTATGGGTCAAGCTGGGCGACCCGCTCAGTGGCTTCTGCTCGCTCGACCCGGCGGCGGCGTTGTCGGTGCAGAAGACGAAGTGA